A single window of Streptomyces xanthii DNA harbors:
- a CDS encoding helix-turn-helix domain-containing protein: MEAVLTGVGPRLRALRKERGATLTGLSEATGISVSTLSRLESGLRKPSLELLLPIARAHQVALDELVGAPPVGDPRVRAKPIVHGGRTMFPLTRQPGGLQAYKVIEPQRLQEPDPQTHEGYEWIYMLSGKLRLVLGEHDVVLGPGEAAEFDTRVPHWFGSTGEGPAEFLSLFGPQGERMHVRARPARGPQE; this comes from the coding sequence ATGGAGGCCGTGCTCACGGGCGTCGGCCCGCGCCTGCGCGCCCTGCGCAAGGAGCGCGGCGCCACGCTGACCGGGCTCTCGGAGGCCACGGGCATCTCGGTGAGCACGCTGTCCCGGCTGGAGTCCGGCCTGCGCAAGCCCAGCCTGGAGCTGCTGCTCCCGATCGCCCGCGCCCACCAGGTCGCGCTCGACGAACTGGTCGGCGCGCCGCCCGTGGGCGATCCGCGCGTGCGGGCCAAGCCGATCGTGCACGGCGGGCGCACCATGTTCCCGCTGACCCGGCAACCGGGCGGCCTGCAGGCGTACAAGGTGATCGAGCCGCAGCGACTGCAGGAGCCCGACCCGCAGACGCACGAGGGCTACGAGTGGATCTACATGCTCTCGGGCAAGCTGCGCCTCGTGCTCGGCGAGCACGATGTGGTGCTCGGCCCCGGTGAGGCCGCCGAGTTCGACACGCGCGTGCCGCACTGGTTCGGATCGACGGGGGAGGGGCCCGCCGAGTTCCTGAGTCTCTTCGGGCCGCAGGGCGAGCGGATGCACGTCCGGGCCAGACCCGCGCGCGGCCCCCAGGAATGA
- a CDS encoding NAD(P)/FAD-dependent oxidoreductase: protein MSNADSEQRVYDVVVIGGGTAGLSAALILGRARRSVLVVDAGEPRNAPAAHMQGYPSRDGMPPAEFLAVVREEVAGYGVELVRDRVTKAVPDGSGEFDVVLAEGGGVHGRRLVVATGLTDELPDVPGVAERWGRDVIHCPYCHGYEVRDEPVGVLYAPAAGIHQALLFSQLSHDVTLFLGAHGEDALTDAEWRLLAAAEVAVVTGEVADLVVTDDRLTGVRLADGRVIPRTVTVVAPRMTPNDSLLTGLGADTRDTPAGRFPAVDPTGLTSVPGVWAVGNATGPAEQVVNAASGGYRAGTAINMDLLLTDLEDRAAAATT from the coding sequence ATGAGCAACGCAGACTCCGAGCAGAGGGTGTACGACGTCGTGGTGATCGGCGGTGGCACGGCGGGCCTGTCGGCGGCCCTGATCCTCGGCCGCGCGCGCCGCTCCGTGCTCGTCGTCGACGCGGGCGAGCCGCGCAACGCCCCGGCCGCGCACATGCAGGGCTACCCGTCCCGCGACGGCATGCCGCCCGCCGAGTTCCTGGCCGTGGTCCGCGAGGAGGTGGCCGGGTACGGGGTCGAGCTCGTCCGGGACCGGGTGACGAAGGCGGTGCCGGACGGCTCCGGCGAGTTCGACGTGGTCCTCGCGGAGGGCGGCGGCGTCCACGGGCGCCGCCTGGTCGTCGCGACCGGCCTGACGGACGAGCTGCCGGACGTTCCCGGGGTCGCCGAGCGCTGGGGCCGCGACGTGATCCACTGCCCGTACTGCCACGGCTACGAGGTACGGGACGAGCCGGTCGGGGTGCTGTACGCGCCCGCCGCCGGCATCCATCAGGCCCTGCTGTTCAGCCAGTTGTCGCACGACGTGACCCTGTTCCTCGGCGCCCACGGCGAGGACGCGCTCACGGACGCCGAGTGGCGGCTGCTGGCGGCGGCCGAGGTCGCTGTGGTGACGGGTGAGGTGGCGGATCTGGTCGTGACGGACGACCGCCTCACCGGGGTCCGCCTCGCCGACGGCCGGGTGATCCCGCGCACGGTCACCGTGGTGGCGCCCCGCATGACCCCGAACGACTCCCTGCTGACCGGCCTCGGCGCCGACACCCGGGACACCCCGGCCGGCCGTTTCCCGGCCGTGGACCCCACGGGCCTGACGAGCGTCCCGGGTGTCTGGGCGGTCGGGAACGCGACGGGGCCGGCGGAGCAGGTGGTGAACGCGGCGAGCGGCGGCTACCGGGCGGGCACGGCGATCAACATGGACCTGCTCCTGACGGACCTGGAGGACCGGGCCGCGGCCGCCACGACCTGA
- a CDS encoding SDR family oxidoreductase yields MDSTTPLPGLSAPPPPGAHALSPGSYDGRLVLVTGGGTGLGRAVAAEFARLGASLLLVSRREEHLAPARAELAKVPGAGPVTSQLCDIRDADRIAEVFDAAVAAHGRLPDVLVNNAAANFPVPSEDMTPNGWRAVVDITLTGTFLMTREFGRRHLAEGTPGSVIAVGASYAWTGGPGFAHSAAAKAGVKSLVESLAVEWGPYGIQVNGLVPGLMPHEDMTADIRTGLDRAPDPDARQPALRVGAPRELGWAATFLASPYARFISGHTLVVDGANWQRRDLVNAPVTPVREQLDRGPFAP; encoded by the coding sequence ATGGACTCCACGACGCCGCTGCCCGGACTCTCCGCCCCTCCCCCGCCCGGCGCCCACGCCCTGTCCCCGGGGTCCTATGACGGGCGGCTCGTGCTGGTGACGGGAGGCGGCACCGGCCTGGGCCGGGCGGTCGCCGCCGAGTTCGCCCGGCTCGGCGCGTCCCTGCTCCTCGTCAGCCGCCGCGAGGAGCATCTGGCGCCCGCCCGCGCCGAGTTGGCGAAGGTTCCCGGGGCGGGCCCGGTGACCTCGCAGCTGTGCGACATCCGCGACGCGGACCGCATCGCCGAGGTCTTCGACGCCGCCGTCGCCGCGCACGGCCGCCTCCCGGATGTCCTGGTCAACAACGCGGCGGCCAACTTCCCCGTCCCCTCGGAGGACATGACACCGAACGGCTGGCGCGCGGTCGTCGACATCACGCTCACCGGTACGTTCCTGATGACGCGCGAGTTCGGCCGCCGCCATCTCGCCGAGGGCACCCCGGGCTCGGTGATCGCGGTCGGCGCCTCGTATGCGTGGACGGGCGGACCCGGGTTCGCGCACAGCGCGGCGGCCAAGGCGGGCGTCAAGAGCCTGGTCGAGTCGCTGGCCGTGGAGTGGGGCCCGTACGGGATCCAGGTCAACGGCCTGGTGCCGGGGCTCATGCCGCACGAGGACATGACCGCCGACATCAGGACCGGACTCGACCGGGCCCCGGACCCGGACGCCCGCCAGCCCGCGCTGCGGGTGGGCGCGCCGAGGGAGCTCGGCTGGGCGGCCACCTTCCTCGCCTCGCCCTACGCCCGTTTCATCAGCGGGCACACGCTCGTGGTGGACGGGGCGAACTGGCAGCGGCGCGACCTGGTGAACGCTCCGGTGACGCCGGTGCGCGAGCAGCTGGACCGCGGCCCGTTCGCCCCCTAG
- a CDS encoding PPOX class F420-dependent oxidoreductase has translation MTSAPFDPRALLAESRLGVLATLKSDGRPQLSPVLPFYDRDTETLYVSMTEGRAKTANLRRDPRAALEVTGPGGREWATAEGAVELVGPGTDPHGPEVETLVAYYRKAAGEHPDWDEYRTVMVADRRVLMTMKVDHVYGQRLG, from the coding sequence ATGACCTCCGCACCGTTCGACCCCCGCGCCCTGCTCGCCGAGAGCCGCCTCGGCGTCCTCGCCACCCTCAAGTCCGACGGGCGGCCCCAACTGTCGCCCGTGCTGCCGTTCTACGACCGCGACACCGAGACGCTGTACGTGTCGATGACGGAGGGCCGCGCCAAGACCGCGAACCTGCGCCGCGACCCGCGCGCCGCCCTGGAGGTCACCGGACCCGGCGGCCGCGAGTGGGCCACCGCCGAGGGCGCCGTCGAACTCGTCGGCCCCGGTACCGACCCGCACGGGCCCGAGGTCGAGACCCTCGTCGCCTACTACCGCAAGGCCGCGGGCGAGCACCCCGACTGGGACGAGTACCGCACGGTCATGGTCGCCGACCGGCGCGTACTGATGACGATGAAGGTCGACCACGTCTACGGGCAGCGCCTCGGCTGA
- a CDS encoding enoyl-CoA hydratase/isomerase family protein produces MIDTTDGSLPDGDDLRMRLDVEPDGIGVLTLCRPAKLNAWSWEASRQLGVMADRIRFDDRVRVVLLRAEGRAFCAGIDVGAPGGGIEGESGSARARGYYEGIRWAHERFAAFARLPQPVVAAVQGYCLGFGFELALMADVRIAAENAVFALPEAQLGVAVDAGGDLRIAREAGAGWAKYLALTGRRIDAGTAHRLNLLQQVVPLEELDKEARAVAAEIAANAPLAVQSVKRDVDAYADAGLDAALDRVAMSAALTLTSQDATEGFTAKAGRRPPRFRGA; encoded by the coding sequence ATGATCGACACGACCGACGGGAGCCTGCCCGACGGGGACGACCTGCGGATGCGGCTGGACGTGGAGCCGGACGGGATCGGGGTGCTCACCCTGTGCCGCCCGGCCAAGCTGAACGCCTGGAGCTGGGAGGCCAGCCGTCAGCTCGGGGTGATGGCCGACCGGATCCGCTTCGACGACCGCGTCCGGGTCGTGCTGCTGCGGGCCGAGGGGCGGGCGTTCTGCGCCGGGATCGACGTCGGCGCGCCCGGTGGCGGCATCGAGGGCGAGAGCGGGTCCGCGCGGGCACGCGGCTACTACGAGGGGATCCGCTGGGCGCACGAGAGGTTCGCCGCGTTCGCCCGGCTGCCGCAGCCGGTCGTCGCCGCCGTGCAGGGCTACTGCCTCGGGTTCGGCTTCGAACTGGCGCTGATGGCGGACGTGCGCATCGCGGCCGAGAACGCCGTGTTCGCCCTGCCCGAGGCGCAGTTGGGCGTCGCCGTCGACGCGGGAGGCGACCTGCGGATCGCGCGTGAGGCGGGCGCGGGGTGGGCGAAGTACCTCGCGCTGACCGGGCGCCGCATCGACGCCGGCACGGCACACCGGCTGAATCTGCTCCAACAGGTCGTCCCCCTGGAGGAGTTGGACAAGGAGGCGCGGGCCGTCGCCGCGGAGATCGCCGCGAACGCGCCGCTCGCCGTGCAGTCCGTCAAACGGGACGTCGACGCCTACGCCGACGCCGGGCTCGACGCCGCGCTCGACCGCGTCGCGATGAGCGCCGCGCTGACCCTGACCTCCCAGGACGCCACGGAAGGCTTCACGGCGAAGGCGGGCCGCAGGCCGCCCCGATTCCGCGGGGCGTGA
- a CDS encoding TetR/AcrR family transcriptional regulator has translation MNESAPPEHQASEPARSGGASLRERLVDTGVALVDAEGAAALSLREIARRAGVSHGAPRRYFPTHLELLSAIARRGFTDLGARVAGTLAQADADPRARITALARVYLDFAARHRGMYELMFRHDLLESDRFGLRETSLPLFGVLVELIAAVRPEAEPAVVAGALWANLHGVAQLWGWGSLQLATGSEAVDPLLTAVLDAHLGPVAR, from the coding sequence ATGAATGAATCGGCACCACCGGAGCATCAGGCGTCCGAGCCCGCCCGGAGCGGCGGCGCGAGCCTGCGCGAGAGGCTCGTGGACACGGGTGTGGCACTCGTCGACGCGGAGGGCGCGGCGGCCCTGTCGCTGCGGGAGATCGCCCGCCGGGCCGGCGTCTCGCACGGCGCCCCGCGCCGCTACTTCCCGACGCACCTGGAGCTCCTGTCGGCGATCGCGCGGCGCGGCTTCACGGATCTGGGGGCGCGCGTCGCCGGGACCCTGGCGCAGGCGGACGCGGATCCGCGCGCCCGGATCACCGCCCTCGCCCGCGTCTACCTGGACTTCGCGGCCCGCCATCGCGGCATGTACGAGCTGATGTTCCGTCACGATCTGTTGGAGAGCGACCGGTTCGGGCTGCGGGAGACGAGCCTTCCGCTCTTCGGCGTGCTCGTGGAGCTGATCGCAGCGGTCCGCCCGGAGGCCGAACCCGCCGTCGTGGCGGGTGCGTTGTGGGCGAACCTGCACGGGGTGGCCCAGCTGTGGGGCTGGGGCAGTCTGCAGCTCGCGACCGGATCCGAGGCGGTCGACCCGCTCCTCACCGCCGTCCTGGACGCCCATCTGGGCCCGGTGGCCCGATGA
- a CDS encoding MFS transporter — translation MSGTAHRRITLAGSVIGAVLVALDGTVLTVAQPALGDDLGAGLGQVQWTSTAYLITVASLLVFAGRLGDRYGHRRLFGYGMLGFAVASAGVGLAPDIGVLIGLRVVQGVCGALLQPATLGMLRAAFPADRLGPPIAARTAAIGLAAAAGPVVGGVLTAHFGWRSVFFLGVPPALVIAVLVLLVRDPEAADASREQPVGLDPLGALLLGCALAGLVTGLVSLPDATVAVPALVGAVVAGALLVRHERRAPSPLLSPAVIAAPVTATSLAILLTASAALFGALFSATYFLQDVQHLDALATALRMLPAALCMVLAAPLGAVLLRRHGARTTTAGGLALLALGVLAFGRLTTDASGLTVGACALAMGAGFGTVMVTATEVLVRRAPRAHAGVAGGLQQTAMNIGPTLGVAVATMLLVSPADAASPDTFTASMRTTLTVLALLTALAAAAALRRLPARAPLRVEADVSG, via the coding sequence ATGAGCGGCACGGCGCACCGCAGGATCACCCTCGCGGGCAGCGTGATCGGCGCGGTGCTCGTCGCGCTCGACGGCACCGTCCTGACCGTCGCGCAGCCCGCGCTGGGCGACGACCTCGGGGCAGGTCTCGGCCAGGTCCAGTGGACCAGCACCGCGTATCTGATCACGGTGGCGAGCCTGCTCGTGTTCGCGGGCCGGCTGGGCGACCGGTACGGGCACCGGCGCTTGTTCGGGTACGGGATGCTCGGCTTCGCGGTGGCCTCGGCGGGTGTCGGTCTCGCCCCGGACATCGGCGTGCTGATCGGACTGCGGGTGGTGCAGGGCGTGTGCGGAGCGCTGTTGCAGCCGGCGACGCTCGGCATGCTGCGGGCGGCGTTCCCGGCGGACCGGCTGGGCCCGCCGATCGCCGCCCGTACCGCGGCGATCGGCCTCGCGGCCGCGGCGGGCCCGGTTGTCGGCGGCGTGCTCACGGCACACTTCGGCTGGCGCTCGGTGTTCTTCCTGGGTGTGCCGCCCGCGCTGGTGATCGCCGTGCTCGTGCTCCTCGTACGGGATCCGGAGGCGGCGGACGCCTCCCGTGAGCAGCCGGTGGGGCTCGATCCGCTGGGGGCGCTGCTCCTCGGCTGCGCGCTCGCGGGCCTGGTCACGGGACTCGTGTCCCTGCCCGACGCGACGGTCGCCGTCCCGGCCCTCGTCGGCGCGGTCGTCGCGGGGGCACTCCTCGTACGTCACGAGCGCCGCGCGCCGAGCCCGTTGCTCTCCCCCGCCGTGATCGCCGCACCGGTGACGGCGACCTCGCTCGCCATCCTGCTGACGGCGTCCGCGGCGCTCTTCGGCGCACTGTTCTCGGCGACGTACTTCCTCCAGGACGTGCAGCATCTGGACGCGCTGGCCACGGCGCTGCGGATGCTGCCGGCCGCGCTGTGCATGGTGCTGGCGGCGCCGCTGGGCGCGGTGCTCCTGCGGCGGCACGGGGCGCGGACGACGACGGCCGGCGGGCTCGCGCTGCTGGCCCTGGGCGTCCTGGCCTTCGGCCGGCTCACCACCGACGCGTCCGGACTGACCGTCGGTGCCTGCGCGTTGGCGATGGGCGCCGGGTTCGGCACCGTCATGGTGACCGCGACGGAGGTCCTGGTCCGCCGGGCGCCGCGCGCCCATGCCGGTGTGGCGGGAGGCCTTCAGCAGACGGCGATGAACATCGGCCCGACCCTCGGCGTGGCCGTGGCGACGATGCTCCTCGTCTCCCCGGCGGACGCCGCCTCCCCGGACACGTTCACCGCGTCCATGCGCACGACCCTGACGGTGCTGGCGCTGCTCACGGCGCTCGCGGCCGCCGCCGCGCTCCGCAGGCTGCCCGCCAGGGCCCCGCTCCGGGTGGAGGCGGACGTCAGCGGCTGA
- a CDS encoding PIG-L deacetylase family protein, with amino-acid sequence MSSPESKKTPLEPMPEDWSRALAVVAHPDDLEYGCAAAIAAWTDAGREVTYVLATRGEAGIDTLEPEKCGPLREQEQRASAAVVGVDTVEFLGHKDGVIEYGTALRRDIAAAIRRHRPELVITLNHRDTWGGVHWNTPDHVAVGRATLDAASDAGNRWIFPELVEQGLEPWNGVKWVAVAGSVQPTHAVDATPGLERSVRSLLEHRTYIEVLTSEDPETYCRTFLTGNAQAVAERFGGKPAVAFELFSR; translated from the coding sequence ATGAGCTCGCCCGAATCGAAGAAGACACCGCTGGAGCCGATGCCGGAGGACTGGAGCCGTGCTCTGGCCGTCGTGGCGCACCCCGACGACCTGGAGTACGGCTGCGCCGCCGCGATCGCCGCGTGGACCGACGCCGGCCGCGAGGTCACCTACGTGCTGGCCACCCGCGGCGAGGCCGGAATCGACACCCTGGAGCCGGAGAAGTGCGGCCCGCTGCGCGAACAGGAGCAGCGGGCCAGCGCGGCCGTCGTCGGCGTCGACACCGTCGAGTTCCTCGGCCACAAGGACGGGGTCATCGAGTACGGCACGGCGCTGCGCCGCGACATCGCCGCCGCGATCCGCCGGCACCGCCCCGAACTCGTCATCACCCTCAACCACCGGGACACCTGGGGCGGCGTCCACTGGAACACGCCGGACCACGTGGCCGTCGGCCGGGCCACCCTCGACGCGGCGTCCGACGCGGGCAACCGCTGGATCTTCCCCGAGCTCGTCGAGCAGGGCCTCGAGCCCTGGAACGGGGTGAAGTGGGTGGCGGTCGCGGGCTCGGTGCAGCCCACGCACGCCGTCGACGCGACGCCCGGCCTGGAGCGCTCCGTGCGGTCCCTGCTCGAACACCGCACGTACATCGAGGTGTTGACGAGCGAGGACCCGGAGACGTACTGCCGCACCTTCCTCACCGGGAACGCGCAGGCCGTGGCCGAGCGCTTCGGTGGGAAGCCCGCCGTGGCGTTCGAACTGTTCAGCCGCTGA
- a CDS encoding alpha/beta fold hydrolase yields the protein MSAARYRQAGVVLTDRRFSVPLDHSAPDGERIELYAREAVAPGREDADLPWLLYLQGGPGFGANRFSGTQAWLGRALKDHRVLLLDQRGTGASTPVGRQTLPLRGDAPQQAAYLGFFRADSIVRDCELVRREVTGGAPWTVLGQSFGGFCTVNYLSTAPEGLAAALITGGLPTLDGHADDVYRAAYPRVERKVRAHYARYPMDVERAREIGAYVLEHEPVLPNGYRLTLEAFQSLGIWLGAGDGSDRLHYLLEDAFVRTPGGRELSDAFQEQIGAALSYVSHPLYAVLHEAIYAQGGRATDWSAERVRGEFPQFDGEKALADGGALLFTGESVHPWQFDCDPALRPLREAAELVAGRVDWAPLYDSVRLAANEVPVAAAVYHDDMYVDTAMALRTAEGIRGARSWVTNEFEHDGVRAGGPRVLDRLLGMVRGEV from the coding sequence TTGAGCGCCGCGCGATACCGGCAGGCCGGGGTCGTCCTCACCGACCGCCGCTTCTCCGTCCCGTTGGACCACTCCGCCCCCGACGGCGAGCGGATCGAGCTGTACGCGCGCGAGGCCGTCGCGCCGGGCCGCGAGGACGCCGACCTTCCCTGGCTGCTCTACCTCCAGGGCGGCCCCGGCTTCGGCGCCAACCGCTTCTCCGGCACCCAGGCCTGGCTCGGCCGCGCCCTGAAGGACCACCGCGTCCTCCTCCTCGACCAGCGCGGAACCGGTGCGTCCACCCCCGTCGGCCGGCAGACGCTCCCGCTGCGCGGCGACGCGCCGCAGCAGGCCGCGTACCTGGGCTTCTTCCGCGCCGACTCGATCGTGCGGGACTGCGAGCTCGTCCGCCGCGAGGTCACCGGGGGAGCGCCCTGGACCGTGCTCGGCCAGAGCTTCGGCGGCTTCTGCACGGTCAACTACCTGTCGACGGCGCCCGAGGGTCTCGCCGCCGCGCTGATCACCGGCGGACTGCCGACCCTCGACGGGCACGCGGACGACGTGTACCGGGCCGCGTACCCGCGCGTCGAGCGCAAGGTCCGGGCGCACTACGCCCGCTACCCGATGGACGTCGAGCGGGCCCGCGAGATCGGCGCGTACGTCCTGGAGCACGAGCCCGTCCTGCCGAACGGCTACCGGCTCACCCTGGAGGCCTTCCAGTCCCTCGGCATCTGGCTCGGCGCGGGCGACGGCAGCGACCGGCTGCACTACCTGCTGGAGGACGCGTTCGTACGGACCCCGGGCGGGCGCGAACTGTCCGACGCGTTCCAGGAACAGATCGGCGCGGCCCTGTCGTACGTGAGCCATCCGCTGTACGCCGTGCTGCACGAGGCGATCTACGCCCAGGGCGGGCGGGCCACCGACTGGTCGGCCGAGCGCGTTCGCGGGGAGTTCCCGCAGTTCGACGGGGAGAAGGCGCTGGCCGACGGTGGCGCGCTGCTCTTCACGGGGGAGAGCGTGCACCCCTGGCAGTTCGACTGCGACCCCGCGCTGCGGCCGCTGCGGGAGGCGGCGGAGCTCGTCGCCGGGCGGGTGGACTGGGCGCCGCTGTACGACTCCGTGCGGCTGGCGGCGAACGAGGTTCCTGTCGCCGCGGCGGTCTACCACGACGACATGTACGTGGACACGGCGATGGCCCTGCGGACCGCTGAGGGGATTCGGGGGGCCCGGAGCTGGGTGACGAACGAGTTCGAGCACGACGGGGTCCGGGCGGGTGGGCCCCGGGTGCTCGACCGGCTGCTGGGGATGGTGCGCGGGGAGGTGTAG
- a CDS encoding (Fe-S)-binding protein: MRVALFLTCVNDTLYPDTGRAVVKLLTRLGVEVDFPAAQTCCGQPHYNTGYRHEAEPLARHYSDVFGPGVASGDYDAIITPSGSCAAMVRELYPRMGERARAEGRGDRLATALAPVIPKTYELTEFLVDVLGVTDVGAFYPHTVTYHPTCHGLRSLGLGDRPTRLLAAVKGLELRELPGAQECCGFGGTFAVKNSDVSAAMGADKVRNAAATGAEVLCAADNSCLMHIGGTMSRLQVGMRPVHIAEILASTEEEPLV; encoded by the coding sequence ATGCGTGTCGCACTCTTCCTGACCTGTGTCAACGACACGCTCTATCCGGACACCGGCCGTGCCGTGGTGAAACTGCTGACCAGACTGGGCGTCGAGGTGGACTTCCCGGCCGCGCAGACCTGCTGCGGGCAGCCCCACTACAACACCGGCTACCGCCACGAGGCCGAACCGCTCGCCCGGCATTACTCCGATGTCTTCGGCCCCGGAGTCGCCTCGGGTGATTACGACGCAATCATCACGCCGTCGGGTTCGTGCGCCGCGATGGTGCGGGAGCTGTACCCGCGCATGGGCGAGCGGGCCCGCGCGGAGGGCCGCGGCGACCGGCTGGCGACCGCACTCGCGCCGGTGATCCCGAAGACGTACGAACTCACCGAGTTCCTCGTGGACGTGTTGGGAGTGACGGACGTCGGGGCCTTCTACCCCCACACCGTCACCTACCACCCCACCTGTCACGGCCTGCGCTCGCTCGGCCTCGGCGACCGCCCGACCCGGCTGCTCGCGGCGGTGAAGGGCCTTGAGCTGCGGGAGCTTCCGGGGGCGCAGGAGTGCTGCGGCTTCGGCGGCACCTTCGCCGTGAAGAACTCCGATGTCTCCGCGGCCATGGGCGCGGACAAGGTGCGCAACGCGGCGGCGACGGGCGCCGAGGTGCTGTGCGCGGCCGACAACTCCTGCCTGATGCACATCGGCGGCACGATGTCGCGCCTCCAGGTCGGCATGCGGCCGGTGCACATCGCGGAGATCCTGGCGAGCACGGAAGAGGAGCCCCTGGTATGA
- a CDS encoding LutB/LldF family L-lactate oxidation iron-sulfur protein, producing the protein MSGTYLGMPAFPEAAHDAVRNTTLRANLRHATHTIRDKRARAVAELDDWARLREAGKQIKDHTLRHLEHYLVQLEESVTAAGGTVHWAADADEANRIVTRLVLATGEREVVKVKSMATQEIGLNEALEAEGVRAYETDLAELIVQLGDDRPSHILVPAIHRNRGEIRDIFREEMGSWGRPAPEGLTDTPAELAEAARLHLREKFLRAKVGVSGANFMVAETGTLVVVESEGNGRMCLTLPETLISVVGIEKIVPTWQDLEVFLQTLPRSSTAERMNPYTSTWTGTTESDGPRTFHLVLLDNGRTDTLADEVGRQALRCIRCSACLNVCPVYERAGGHAYGSVYPGPIGAILSPQLRGTQSEIDASLPYASSLCGACYEVCPVAIDIPEVLVHLRERVVEGGPVTRRGTKVTLKPARGHAAERAAMRAARWAFTHPAALAAGQRLAARTRRFHPRTVPGPGRAWTDTRDLPQVPAESFRDWWQRTDGGKEAGK; encoded by the coding sequence ATGAGCGGCACGTATCTCGGCATGCCCGCCTTCCCGGAGGCCGCGCACGACGCCGTACGGAACACGACGCTGCGCGCCAATCTGCGGCACGCGACCCACACGATCCGCGACAAGCGCGCCCGCGCGGTCGCCGAACTGGACGACTGGGCGCGGCTGCGCGAGGCCGGCAAGCAGATCAAGGACCACACGCTGCGCCACCTGGAGCACTATCTGGTCCAGTTGGAGGAGTCGGTGACGGCGGCCGGCGGCACCGTCCACTGGGCCGCCGACGCCGACGAGGCGAACCGGATCGTGACCCGGCTCGTCCTCGCGACCGGCGAGCGGGAGGTCGTCAAGGTCAAGTCGATGGCGACACAGGAGATCGGGCTCAACGAGGCGCTGGAGGCCGAGGGTGTCCGCGCCTACGAGACGGACCTCGCGGAGCTGATCGTGCAGCTCGGCGACGACCGCCCGTCCCACATCCTGGTGCCCGCGATCCACCGCAACCGCGGCGAGATCCGGGACATCTTCCGTGAGGAGATGGGGAGTTGGGGCCGCCCGGCCCCCGAGGGGCTCACCGACACCCCGGCCGAGCTGGCCGAGGCGGCCCGGCTGCACCTGCGCGAGAAGTTCCTGCGCGCCAAGGTGGGCGTCTCCGGCGCGAACTTCATGGTCGCCGAGACCGGCACCCTCGTGGTCGTCGAGTCCGAGGGCAACGGCCGGATGTGCCTGACCCTGCCCGAGACGCTGATCTCGGTGGTCGGCATCGAGAAGATCGTGCCGACCTGGCAGGACCTGGAAGTCTTCCTGCAGACCCTGCCGCGCTCCTCGACGGCCGAGCGCATGAACCCGTACACGTCGACGTGGACCGGCACCACCGAATCCGACGGCCCGCGGACCTTCCACCTCGTGCTGCTCGACAACGGTCGCACCGACACCCTCGCCGACGAGGTCGGCCGCCAGGCGCTGCGCTGCATCCGCTGCTCGGCGTGCCTGAACGTGTGCCCGGTCTACGAGCGGGCGGGCGGGCACGCGTACGGCTCCGTGTACCCGGGGCCGATCGGCGCGATCCTGAGCCCCCAACTGCGCGGCACGCAGAGCGAGATCGACGCCTCCCTGCCGTACGCGTCCTCGCTGTGCGGCGCCTGCTACGAGGTGTGCCCGGTCGCCATCGACATCCCCGAGGTCCTCGTCCATCTGCGGGAGCGGGTGGTGGAGGGCGGGCCGGTGACCCGGCGCGGCACGAAGGTCACCCTCAAACCGGCCAGGGGGCACGCCGCCGAGCGCGCCGCGATGCGCGCCGCCCGCTGGGCGTTCACCCATCCGGCGGCGCTCGCGGCCGGCCAGCGCCTGGCCGCCCGCACCCGCCGCTTCCATCCGCGGACGGTGCCGGGTCCGGGTCGGGCATGGACGGACACCCGGGATCTCCCGCAGGTGCCCGCGGAGTCCTTCCGCGACTGGTGGCAGCGGACAGACGGTGGCAAGGAGGCCGGCAAGTGA